Genomic DNA from Gossypium hirsutum isolate 1008001.06 chromosome A01, Gossypium_hirsutum_v2.1, whole genome shotgun sequence:
atatatatactgttGGGGTTTACAAAAGATTTCATAAAACAAAGTTTAACAAAAACTGTAAGAGGTAATTCAAAACGTTTCCACACGTTACCTTGCCCACGACATGCATGatacaaaaattaacaaaagGCTCACAATCAACAAAGCTCTAATGTAATCCCTTCAAAATTCTCTTCCTTCAATCAACACTCCTGAGAAGGAAAATGTATAATAGAGTAAGTTCAAACAAATTTAATGAATTCCAATGAAAAAGAAAGCACATATAAATCATATATAACTAATGCATGAGATGATATCAAACCTTTCAGAAGGGTTTAAATCATAATATGACCACTGGCGTTCACAGTATATAGATAGACTCGATATATCCACTTAGTACAACATAGGGCCGGTCACTATCCGCCAGCTTAACCATAACAAATACTCAACTCATCCTTATGTTAGCCTTGTACCCAAAATTCAGATTTAGAAGCATATCAGCtagtcatattcatatatatatacccccTTAACTCCTTATGTCATTTATGATCAGCCAAATATGTTTTCTCATAATCTGTCAGTCCGATTTGCAATATTGTTGCCCTACCAGAGGCATCACAAACATAACCCCCTTCTCCaacatctcaattcacatatcacatatcgatggTACTGGCTCGTGTAGTAATAAGGGTAGTTACTTTGTAACGTAGACAGACCATACTCATTTTGATGACGTTGGATAACTACCAACAATACAGACATTAATTATAAGTTATTGAGAGAGATTACTTACCTTACACAATATATACAACAATGGAATATATAGCACATaaaagtaagaaggaactcaccaaaaaATCTAGCACAATGATCTACTTAGCAAGTTCTTTGCCCTTATTGTTGGGAATTtgttagcttcttgagctaaaagaaaGATAAATATCCCTATCAAACCATTAAACTATCAGAATTTAACATGTATCAAGGATCAATATCAAACAACCTAGAATTAGGAAATTTCCTTCCTCACGAACAATTTTAAGGTCTATGCATGCAATACTATAAACACATGAACCTCTTCGATAAAAACCTAAAGGTTTACTATAAATTACCAGTAAGTTGGTGCAAATGTAAGTGCTCACTAAACACTGAGAACCCTCTTTGCTGAAGCTTTCTACAATAAGGTTTTTTAGAAACTTATAGAATAATTCTGGAAAGAAGAAGACGTAAAGGTGACTCATGATAGCTAACAATATCCTTAAATACTCATGCAACAAAGACAAGGTTTAGTGGGAAATTTAGATAATCCCACTAACACCCTTGATTCCCGTGATTAAACACACTTAACAAGTTTTAAGTCTAATCATCTATAGTATTCTAGTTCAGTTTTAACTAGGTCTCAACTAAACCTCAACATGATTAACTAAGTCATCATAATATGCGCTAATATAGAAATAAATCGATTAAAACCGCGAACTTAATGAGTTCACCCAAAACTTCTGGGGTGGGCGGATACTTGACAGAAGAGTTCGCTAAACCCCAGAGTTCGCCAAAACTTGGAGTTCGCCAAACGGCGAATCTCATAGAGTGCGTCACTCAGTCAAAACAAATACTTTACTTACTCAGTTCTACTCAGCTTAACCAACTTATATGCTAAACAGTAACTTGATATCGAGTCTTTGCCGCACGGGTTGTTATAATGAGCTTTAATACATTCAAACCTATGTCCTCCTGTACTGAAAATAATGCCGATGAAAATCAAGCTAAGACTCTATTGactgtaaaaataaatttaaatcaacaGATGatgtaatttaaatataaatcatcataatttttaaaaatttaattttaccaaTTCAATTAAActctcatttatttttattttacaatttttttatctaaatggTGGGGGTGTAATAgtctaaatttctttaaaatgttttatCTTACCTTTTTGTGAAtagttttgataaaaaatttatataaaaacattaaaaattatgaTATATCAGTTGGATTCAGAATCAGATATATCATATATTTTCAAGTTTGTGGCCGATACATTTATAATTAAATGCTTCCATTTAATTAGGGCGAAGCAAAAAACAGCCCATGGTGCTGTGGCACCCCTCTATTGGGTTTGATTCTTTCTTTGCTTTGTTTAATGAGTTGGGAATTGTTGGGTTTTATTCTACAAAATCTGATTGATTCTTTTAGGTGTGCATACCTATTTTGATGTCTGGTCAATAGCAAACCACATCACAATGTCATACTAATGCAAATCATGGGCCACCCagaatttttctatttaaaagttgattattatactttatattaatGCAAATCACATCACAATATCATACTAATGTTGAAAGCGAGCACAATATTGTCAAATTAAAATAGCAAAATTAGAATAAacttaaatattattatgataTTGTAATGTGAGACAGGAAGAAAGCTAAACACATTGCAATAATGATAAACATTCATCTAAATAGGCTCTTAGTCAGTATTTGGGTAATGGGTTTAGTACCTGCATAATGGGCTATGGGTTTGTGTTGATATTTGAGTAATGGCCTTAGGGCATTTTTATCATAATGAGGTAATGGATTTAggataaatattataaaaatataatttcatatgaAGATTTCAATGCAATAAAAATAATGGTTACATGGTGGTCTAGAGGCCGAAAAAGATAATAATACCCCTCAAGAGAAACGAGTCGTCAAAGGCTCGTACATGAGTTATAACAAGCTTAGCACAAGCCCCATCATGGGGGAGACCATAAATATCATAAGCCAATTAAAAAAAGTGAGGGGGGAAGGCAGGAACAATGAAGGCAATGAGTGACGTCAGAATGGTGTAGGTGGAGAGACAAGGGGAAAGAGACAGTATCAATGGTAGGAGGAGGAAAAAATGATAGGGAAAGGGAAGAGAGTGAGAGAAAAAAAGGGAGGAGAAAGGAAGGAGGGAGTAGCCACTAGCCAGCTGCCAGCTCGAAGGTTGGTGTCGCCATCAACAAGGCAGAGGAAGAAGGAAAGGGGAGCGGCTAAGGGTTTTGGCATgagaaggaaaatgaaaaagagaggCAACATTGGggtaatattaaatatataataattaaatataaatacaatgttaaattttatttatccATAATTGGGAGTAGGCTCAAACATCAATTGTTTTTCatactttttttcaaaatttaaaattttactgttagGATAGTTGATATGAAATAGTTTTTTCAACTctcaatatttacactttttgttaatttgatggttactttataataatacatacaaaatttaaaaatacaattttttaaataaacctaattttacccaaactcattttttagataaaatattttattcaacgcCCTAAACCATTCCAAAATTTGAAAAACTTTTAGGTTTGGACAGATAACTTAATCATTGAATAATACTATTTATAATCCTTAAAATCCTTAAAAGGAAGGGATaatattaaggattttaaaatcCGATAGAGGGttgaattggttaatttgtaTGATTccattaaataaatcattaaagtatcataaaaaaataaaaaattaatttaactgaTGGTTCGATGAATTTTTTTCCTGATTCAATTAATCTATGAGTCAACTAATATGATGTGTCTGTCTAAATCGAACCCACCAATTCACGATTCAACTTGTGTATCTCAAACATCTATAGATAATATATGTAATGAAATAGAGGACCGGACCTCTCCCGCAAGAAAAGAATACTTGGCGAAGTATAAGGATATATGCACAAGATTGAttctttttcttgtttattaCTCCGCCCCCTTTCCTCTTAATCCCTTTCTTCCCATACTACTcttcttctctgtttcttttaattaattatttttcatcgTTTTGCATTATCTTCTAAATTTAATTTCACCTCTTTTAAACaactaattaatatttttaattatttataaatgtagtttatttaaaacattttattgttaaaaagaaattattatgAAAAAGACCACTAAGAATATATAGAGAAAGAAAATGACAATCTTTCTCTTTTTGTATGAGAAAAATTCCTGATTTAATTTTTCATTAGCATTGGAGAATCTCTCGTTATTCTCTCttcctttccttctttttttagTCTCTAATTTCTATTCACGGACTCCATTTTCTGGATTTGAAGGTCAGTTTCGCTCATCTCTCGATTAATTTAGTAAAGTTTGTCTCTTTTTTTCTtcgatatttatttttttttggtttgctTTGTATAATTTTTTCTTATTGAAATTATCTGTTTCTCGAAATgggttatttttaaatttttgtcttattattattgttgtttttttgGGGAGTATGTCAGTGTTTCTGAAATGAATACGCTGTGGCTAGTTCATTTTGTGAGAACTGAACTTGTTAAGTTAATTTCTTTTAGTAATCCAATAACTAGGGTTCTTTCCCTTAGTGAATTCACATTTTGGAATCATTTTGttttagaaattattaatttgtttctatgtttaatttttaaGCATTATTTAGCTGCATTTGCAGGATCCTTTGTGGCATAATATTAAGCAGTGAACTATTATCAATTTTGATTATTTGTTCATAAAGTGTTTGATATTTTGAGCGTACcaaataatcaaaacaaaaatgtgCTGTTATTTGGTTGGCTTTGATTCAGGAGAACTTTAAGAGTAaatctaataataataagtaaaaggAGAACAAGGGAAGAGAACAATTTTTGGAACacgagttatatatatattattgatggGCAATAAATTGGGAAGGAAGAGGCAAGTGGTGGACGAGAGGTATACACGGCCGCAAGGGTTGGATATCGATATAGATGTAGATATTAAGAAGCTGAGAAAGCTGATACTTGATTCAAAGCTCGCTCCGTGTTATCCCGGGGATGAAGAGTGTTGTTCTGATCTTGAAGAATGCCCAATTTGCTTTTTGGTATGCATTTATGTCATTGGCTTTCTGTTCCTCTcatatcataaattttataatctttCATCCTTTTGCTTTATTAGTGActgcatatgattttttttccatTCATTGCAGTATTATCCGAGTCTCAACAGATCAAGATGTTGCAGGAAAAGTATTTGTACAGGTAAACCATCGGTGATTTTTCTGATCGATACTTAGTGATACTGCTGATTGAAATTTTGACACATTTTGTTTGAACCAGAATGTTTTCTGCAGATGAAGAATCCTAATTCAGCTCGTCCTACACAGTATCCTTCACATTAATGACATTGACTACAAAACATTTCAATTTGATTAGTTGTCTATGTACTTGTATACCGATGTTTGCGTTCTTTGACTTTTGAGGTGTCCATTCTGCAAAACCCCAAACTATGCTGTGGAGTATAGAGGTgtgaaaacaaaagaagaaaaaggcaTGGAGCAAATTGTAAGACCACCTTCTCTCTCCCAAACAAACAAAGAAAGGTGTAAAATCCTCCTATGGTTTTCATTAGATAGAAAAtggatttattattttttgtttgaatTGAGCAGGAAGAACAACGTGTATTAGAAGCACAACTTAGAATGAGGCAGCAGGAACTTCAggatgaagaagaaagaatgcAGAAAAGACGAGAATCGAGTACTTCAACTGGTGTTGCACCAGGAGAAGTTCAAAACAGTTCGGTTGCAGGTATCGTTATATTGTGGTTCTGTTTTCCACTTATATTGATTCTTCATTCCTTCTAGCATTGTactatcttggattttttttccctttatttttcttcttatttgCAGCTCGTTCATCTGGTGCGGAGGAAGTAGTTTCTTTTCAAGATTCACAACCTGCCTTGATGATTAAACAACCTTCAAATCCTAGGTCAAACAGGTAGGTAGAGTATTTTTATAGCTTTCCTTCCTTACATAGAATTCACTGTTCATGCTTATGAAAAAGGGGGGGGGCATAGAGTATAGTTGTTAATTCATGTCCGCATTAGTTTATTTACTTTATAATCAAATTATGGAACTCGTGTAGAAAGATTGTTCTTAGTGTTTCTCTTTCAAGTTTTATTGAGGCGAGAGTATAATGTATGTTTTTGCTTAGATTTCTTCAAAGAGTAAAATTGTACTCCTTACTCAGCTATTACTGTTTTTCTTTCTGGAGTTGCAAGGCCATGGTAAAAAAAGAGCTGAAGGAGCTAATCTGAAAGTGGATTTGGAGGTCAAATCTTTAGTGTTGAAATGAAACATATGTTTCAACTTTCAATGATTTCTAGTAGATTCCAGTCCTTCACCAATCCTGTCTCTTGTTTAAAACATGGTTTAGGTCAAATGAAAAATATCCGCACCATTCACCAGTGGTTTTGAGATCAAATTATTACATTATATGCATGGCATACAAGGAAAGAAGAGAGTATGAATGAGTGTTTAAAGGATGAGGGTTAGACCTGTTGGGAACAGATTAAATGACCTTTTGACAGATAAAGAGGAGTCCTAGAATTGCCTTCATGTGAACTTGTGATTGATAATAATGGAAGATATTATTGTCATGAGAAGAATTTCAAAGAGGATATGGGTGAAAActataaaagaaattaattttacTTAGATTACTGAGTGAGGATCTCGTCCATATTAGAGTACTAACTCTATGTGCTGAGAAAAATATGACGTATTTATTTTTTCTGTTGTACCTATTTCTTTTGTGGGGAGGAAATCTGCTCATCTATCTTAGACAGTGCAAAGTAGTCAACGGATGCACTGAACTTTGTTACTCGAACCTGGTGCAAAGAAGTAAATCCATCTTAGTTGGTAACTGAAAGTTCTATTATCTACAAAAATAATTACTGTACATAGCAGTAAATCTCTTCATTTGTTTTTTGAATGCACCGAAATTTTCTGTTGGTGTAAAAAGAATGAAGCCAACAATTCATATTTTCGTAGTTTCAAAGTTTGTTATTACAATCTTGGTTTCTATGAAAGGTTTGTGGCAAAAAGTGAATGGTATTAAGAACTGATATGATGCTGGGTACATTCCATTGTGGCAAACTTGTCTTATTTGCTTTTGAACAAAAACGATAAGACATTATGTTGTTTAACAATGCACAAGTACCACACACTCTCTCTCGGGCCTAAAAAAGTTTGTTCTTTGTTGAACTTATGTTCCGGGAAGAATCTGATTGAATCTTTTATGACTATCTTGTGTCAAATCCTAAAATTTCAGGGATGAGTTTGACATAGATCTTGAGGGCATAATGGTCACGGAAGCAATTTGGCAGTCAATTCAGGTATATTTTTTAAACTTGGTAAGTTATATGTATGAAACTAATTGCTGAATTCAAGCATTTAGCGGCTGTAAGAAAACCCATACTTGTTAGTTTAAACAAAGTGTGCATTTGTGTATTGCTTTTCTTTCATGGAAAGTTACTTTTAGTTGTTAAAGGAAGAGGAGGTTGAAAGATTGcattgaaaatgtgcttttatatattGCCTTCTTTGAATTTCTGTTCTGTCTTTGTTCTTCAGTATTTTTATTTTGCAGTTCTAAATAAGTTACAAATCTCTGTCATCCATAATATATTGTCTGTATTTATTAAGTTAGGCACTGATTTCAGTTTAAGACAATGGTAGAACTTTGTTATTTTGATAGCACCTAAGTGTCTATGGTACTAGCATGCATTCAATGGTGAGAAATTCATGTGAATTTGAGTTAACgggaaaagaaaagtgaaaaaagCTTGTAATAACTCATAAAAATGTTTAATCTTGTTTTTTGTATAGCATGTCCATTTTACCGGACCATATTACAGACttgatttcattttcataaatttggTCCCATCTGACCGTTGATTCTTTGAACCGAACTGGTATAGGAGAACTGTGGACACAGAAATTCTAGCTGCAGAGATGCTGCTTCTTTAGTCCAACATGTTTCAGGATATCGTTATATCTCTCCTGCTATGACAACAGTGGCTGGTTCATCATCATCTGCTTCTGCTGGTCATGTTTGTGCGGTAGCTGGCCTAACTGAGTGGCAGCAGATGACTGGAGAATCTTCTCCCAATTATAATGTAAATTTGCCAGCATTCCATATGCTTCCCAGCAGCAGCAGGTTTTGTTGTAATAGGTTGGACCAAGTTGCTGAGAACTATCCTTCTGCACAAAGTCCGGTTGACATGTCAGCCGATGGTGGGATGACACCAGCAAGAGATGAAGGGGAATGGGGCGTAGATCTTGGACCAGAAGTAGCCAAAGCAGGGACTAGCTATGCAAGCTCTGATGTTCCGGCAGATGCTTCTGGGATCTCTATGATACCACCACAAGAAGATGAAATAAGGGACGGTTTTTATAATGTCTCTGAATCCATTGTTCCCGAAAGTTATGAGGAGCAGATGATGCTGGCTATGGCTCTATCTCTGGCTGAAGGCAGAACTATGAGAAGCAGCGCTGGACCACGGTCAAGCTATGAGCGATCATCTTTCTCAAACAGATGATGCTGGCCATGGTGCTACCCAAGTCTCGAACTGGGACAAATTGTACTTTTAGCTCCTCAACAACCCAGTTTAAAGGCCAATGTATCGATGATCCTTTCTTGTCTTCACACAATTCACTCCATACATATAGATGTCAGGAAAAAGTAAACAGATCATTGTAGCAAATGAATGATTGTTTGTTTATCCAATTCATAATGTTTtggatttcttttcttcttcttcttttttttttttttaagcatgTTCATATCCTAGAAACATAATCATATTATGAATCTATTTTTACCAATTTGATTGAAAATGGGCTTGATGGCCCAGTTTTCGaagacaaaaaatatttaaatgactTTATATTAGTTGTTGATACAAGAATAGATAGATGGTAGAGATGAGTGGTTCACTCTGTTTAGGGCAGGGTGGAGAGTTGCCAATAGAGCAGTCGGAGTAATAGGAAGGAAGGAGGGAAGGCGAAGATGTGGCTTGAGGTAGACGGAGAAGAGAGGAGGCGTAGGTAGCTTGGTCTCAGGCTATATTCCccatttatatgaaataaaaagattaattagCAAAATAGATGGGGTTGTAGATTAATTAGTGAAATGGTTAAAAGTAGGCACCTTCAGGGGCCATCTTCTATGTATATCTCTTGAGCTCAAACGAAAAAAGGGCAAATATCATAAATAGTCCCCATATCTTATCAAACTTTCATAATAATTAATTCTAGTtagtttcaacttttttttttcagtttaaaatacaatattaatagGTTTCAAGCCAACAATTTGGTGAGAACAAGTAAATatgtcatttattttattaatttattcttttctaaaagaatttatattgaaaatttgataaTTTGTAAGGGACTATTTGTGATATTATTTCACTTTTAGTCCAAAGCATAGAAACTCTTACTCTCAACTAAAAGAAGGAATAATATCATAAATGgtccattattatttttcatttgagcctaaaatatagatatatagaaGACAGCACCTAGAGGTGCCTACTTCAACTATTTCACTAATTAATCTACAAGCCCATTTATTTTGCTAatcaatcttttttatttcatatatatgaaaaaaaaaaagtcctTGTCTCATCCTTAGTCCCTCGGCAATATATACTTGTTATCTCCTATCTCGAGGTATCACTTGTCAAGTTTTTTTATTAGATGCATAGATTGTCCTAGCTTATCTCAAATGAGACATGGTGATTGAGATGTAATGTGTTCATTAATAGCTAGGTCTACTTGTCAAGCAAGTTGCAAGTCAAGAAACTCTTATAAAATGTCCGTTAACAGAGTTTATTCATACCACTTGAGTATTTGATCATTCCGACAATCATAACAAATTTTATATAGTTAtaattaaactaaactaaaatatttcattattgaatataatttgaTGAAAGCAAATTCAATCTTTAAAATCTTTATTTAGATCTAGCTTAAACTATCCGATTCCTAGGCAAATCTAATATTTATGattaaataacaaataacatGTTCACAGTTGGATGTATATAAATATGAGATAAAAATGGTCAACTGTGGGGCACAACATTAAAAATTGAATGGGTTTGGGGTCCTTTGCCCAAAAGAGTAgttgaaaaaatatgaaaaaataattaaatttcacatgCATTGTCTTTCCTTCACATAAGGAAACCTCATCTACTTGTATTTGATTTCACATGCTTTGTCATGTCTTggctcttatttttcttttcataaaataatatatatatatatatatattaaggacCACATCGACCTACATTCCatctataattttaatattacaaACAATCATATAATTATTGGATTTTAGATTTAATGAGACAAGAAAATATTCAAACCTCTAATATGTTATTTAGTGGCTTTTTTGGGACCATCCACCATCTCATCATAATTTTGACTCTCTTTAACTATcactttctttttaaatttttttttaatatacttactgtgtgatttaacttttttttctgtAATAATAATTGGTTAAGATGTTTAATttaagatgattttttttatctaaattaaagtCAAATGTTTAACAATtaagaataataattttataataagtgTTTGTTTCTATGTGTTTTTGTCAGTGCctcatcaacatatatatataaagtttggTTCACTAATGTGATGTGCTAGTAGTAATTAGGTGCCATACGTGACAACACATTATTTTCTTAAATGTTGTACGTGTTTCAAATACCCCTAAAAGATATGGGTGGGCAAGATAAGACCATGCAAGTGACAAGCACACATATGTAACGTTTTGCCATGAATGGTGTCAATTACCTCTAATACGTCACATCAATGAATTGTGCCTTAAATATATGTCGATGAGTCACTTTAAGGagaacatagaaaaataa
This window encodes:
- the LOC107932690 gene encoding E3 ubiquitin-protein ligase DA2L, coding for MGNKLGRKRQVVDERYTRPQGLDIDIDVDIKKLRKLILDSKLAPCYPGDEECCSDLEECPICFLYYPSLNRSRCCRKSICTECFLQMKNPNSARPTQCPFCKTPNYAVEYRGVKTKEEKGMEQIEEQRVLEAQLRMRQQELQDEEERMQKRRESSTSTGVAPGEVQNSSVAARSSGAEEVVSFQDSQPALMIKQPSNPRSNRDEFDIDLEGIMVTEAIWQSIQENCGHRNSSCRDAASLVQHVSGYRYISPAMTTVAGSSSSASAGHVCAVAGLTEWQQMTGESSPNYNVNLPAFHMLPSSSRFCCNRLDQVAENYPSAQSPVDMSADGGMTPARDEGEWGVDLGPEVAKAGTSYASSDVPADASGISMIPPQEDEIRDGFYNVSESIVPESYEEQMMLAMALSLAEGRTMRSSAGPRSSYERSSFSNR